The genomic stretch CCCCGCCGCCGCGATCAGCGAGCCGGTTTTCCCTTCAATCACGGCGATATAGTGGTCGAGAATATCCTGGTTTTCGCGTACACCGGTTGTTTCGTAGAGCTGCCCCAGCACCAGGCGCTCGAAGGTTTGCGCCTGAATTTTCATGGGTCGCGTGCCCAGATCGGAGACCAGCAGCGAGGCACGGGAGAAAATGAGGTCACCCGTCAGGATGGCGACGGAATTTCCCCAAATGGTCTGGGCGGTATCGACGCCGCGGCGTTTGGGCGCGTCGTCCATCACATCGTCGTGGTAGAGGGTCGCCAGATGAGTGAGTTCGACAACCACCGCAGCCTCAATCACGTCGTCGTTAATCTGTCCATCCACGGCGGCGGCAAGCAGGGTCAGGAGGGGACGCACGCGCTTTCCACCGGCGAGCAGTAAATGTCGGGCGGCAACATCGGCGAGCTTATCGGTGTAGCTGATAGCCTCGGCAAGCCGCTCTTCAATCCGCGCCAGCGAGGTAAGAATCTGGGGGCCAAGCTGCGGGTCGGACGCAATGAGCTCAAACCCGGCGGGCAGGTTGAAATCGAGTCCTGCCATCAGGTCGGTGGCTGCAATGGATTGCTCTGAGGTGCTCACGATGCCTTCTTCGGTGTGTTGGTGCGTAGCTGTATGCTGTGTGTTGCTCAATGATGGTGTGCTGAGTGTTAGTTTTGGGGTTTGAAACCACGGTGAATGGCAACAATTCCGCCGCTGAGATTACGATATTTGACGTCCTGCCAGCCCGCCTGCGCGAACTTGTGGGCAAGGGTTCTCTGATCCGGCCAATCGATAATCGACTCCGCCAAATATACATAGGATTCCGGGTTTGAGGAGATCGCGCGCGCTACGGGCGGTATCGCCTTCATAATGTATTCCTTATATACCTTACCGAAAGGGGCGAAGGTTGGGGTTGAGAATTCCAGCACCACGATGCGCCCGCCGGGCTTAGTAACCCGGTACAGTTCGCTCAGCGCACGAGGGTAATCTGCAACGTTACGCAAACCGTAGGACATGGTGACGGCATCGAAGCTGTCGTCCTCGAAAGGAAGGTCGGTAACATCCGCCCGCACGAAGGTCATATCGGGGCGGCGTTTACGCCCGACCTCCAGCATCCCTTCGGAAAGGTCCGCAGCGATAACATCAATCCCGGCGTCGGCGAAAGGCTCGGATGAGGTTCCGGTACCGGCAGCAACGTCGAGAACCTTCTGCCCGGGACGCGCATCCACGGCGGCGACGGTCTGCTTGCGCCAGTAGATGTGCCGTCCCAGCGACAAGATGCCGTTCATCAAGTCGTAGCGCTTCGCGACGGTGTCAAACATGGCGGCGATATCGCCGGTCTTCTTGTCAAGGGTTGCGCGGGTACCCTGAACATTTTTCTCTACGTTGCTCACGCCTTCAATTGTGGCATGTTCTACCGCCCGTGGGGTAGTTGAGCACCTCCTGATACGTCATCTGAGGTGGCGAACACTTTAACTCACGAAAATATGCACTCTTGTGCTCGGTGTTGCGCACGTGCAGTACGCTTCTCCCGCCGTCCGCTGCGGCGCGGCAGCATTCCTGGTTTTATGCATACTATGCATACATAATTCGTCATTTCCTCAGAAAAATAGTGAATATTTATAGGCATACTTGCATTCTTTATCGTGCAGGTGCACAATGGAAAACATCAAAATTTTCTACACACGGAGCACACCATGTCGATTTTCACCGCAAAACCCAGCCTCAAAAAGTCCCTCGCACTCCTCGCGCTCGCACCCCTCGTCCTCACCGGATGCGTCTCAACCGCATCCGACGGCGAAAACGGAGAGGTAAACCTCATCAACAACGGAGTCCTCACCGTCTGCACCAACACCCCCTACATGCCCTTCGAATACGAAGAAAACGGAAAAATCGTAGGTATCGATGCAGATATCGCAAACGCTATCGCCAAAGACCTGGGCGCAGAAGCACAGCTCACCTCCATCAGCTTTGAAGGCCTCGATTCGGGCACCGGGCTCACCAGCGGACAATGCGATATTGCGCTCGCGGGTATCAGCGTGACCGACGAGCGGAAATCCAAGATGGAATTCACCGATGTCTACTTCGAAGACAACCAAGCGATTCTGGTTCCTAAAAACTCTAAGATCTCCTCCGTCGAAGATCTTAAGAACGCCAAAGTCGGCGCTCAGCAGGCAACCAGCGGCGAATCCTATGCCAAAGAAAAAGGCGCGGATGTTGTGCAGTACGAGGACAACGAACTCATGTTCTCGGCATTGAAGACCGGTCAGGTGCAGGCCGTCTCGGCAAACCTCTCGGTTATTTCTGAGGCGCTGACCAAAGACCCCGACTCTTTCAAGATCGCCTATCAGACCTCGGAAAACGCCGACCAGATTGCCGGTGCGGTAGCCCCCGAAAAGAAAGCCCTGCTGGATAAAGCGAATAAGACAATTCAGCAGCTCAAGTCCAGCG from Rothia dentocariosa ATCC 17931 encodes the following:
- a CDS encoding polyprenyl synthetase family protein yields the protein MSTSEQSIAATDLMAGLDFNLPAGFELIASDPQLGPQILTSLARIEERLAEAISYTDKLADVAARHLLLAGGKRVRPLLTLLAAAVDGQINDDVIEAAVVVELTHLATLYHDDVMDDAPKRRGVDTAQTIWGNSVAILTGDLIFSRASLLVSDLGTRPMKIQAQTFERLVLGQLYETTGVRENQDILDHYIAVIEGKTGSLIAAAGEYGSLLAGASEEVIQMLATYGELVGVAFQLADDVIDIVSDGASSGKTQGTDLREGVPTLPTILLNRAAEAGDESARQVRTLIEADLSSDDALAAAVSALAAHPVTQEAWQIAYDWADRAIAAIAPLPDSTAKAALESFAHAVVHREG
- a CDS encoding demethylmenaquinone methyltransferase, with the translated sequence MSNVEKNVQGTRATLDKKTGDIAAMFDTVAKRYDLMNGILSLGRHIYWRKQTVAAVDARPGQKVLDVAAGTGTSSEPFADAGIDVIAADLSEGMLEVGRKRRPDMTFVRADVTDLPFEDDSFDAVTMSYGLRNVADYPRALSELYRVTKPGGRIVVLEFSTPTFAPFGKVYKEYIMKAIPPVARAISSNPESYVYLAESIIDWPDQRTLAHKFAQAGWQDVKYRNLSGGIVAIHRGFKPQN
- a CDS encoding ABC transporter substrate-binding protein; this encodes MSIFTAKPSLKKSLALLALAPLVLTGCVSTASDGENGEVNLINNGVLTVCTNTPYMPFEYEENGKIVGIDADIANAIAKDLGAEAQLTSISFEGLDSGTGLTSGQCDIALAGISVTDERKSKMEFTDVYFEDNQAILVPKNSKISSVEDLKNAKVGAQQATSGESYAKEKGADVVQYEDNELMFSALKTGQVQAVSANLSVISEALTKDPDSFKIAYQTSENADQIAGAVAPEKKALLDKANKTIQQLKSSGELDKIKEKWTKAKSSSSSASSSSAN